One window of Raphanus sativus cultivar WK10039 unplaced genomic scaffold, ASM80110v3 Scaffold0162, whole genome shotgun sequence genomic DNA carries:
- the LOC108836513 gene encoding COMPASS-like H3K4 histone methylase component WDR5A: MAEEVPAAAASSYIPYLHSQTLTPHAHAVSSVKFSPDGRLLASASGDQTIRTYSINHSDGADPIAEPAQVFSGHDSGISDVAFSSDARFIVSASDDKTLKLWDAETGSPIKTLRGHTNYVFCATFNPQSNMVASGSFDETVRIWDVTTGKCLKVLPAHSDPVTAVDFNRDGSLIVSSSYDGLCRVWDSGTGHCVKTLMDDEKNPPVSFVRFSPNGKFILVGTLDNTLRLWNISSAKYIKTYSGHANSQYSVSSAFSVTNGKRIVSGSEDKCVYMWELNSRKLLQKLEGHTEPVMSVACHPTENMIASGSLDKSIRIWAQKK; the protein is encoded by the exons ATGGCAGAAGAAGTCCCAGCGGCAGCAGCATCATCTTACATCCCATACCTCCACTCCCAAACCCTAACTCCCCACGCTCACGCCGTATCCTCCGTCAAATTCTCCCCCGACGGCCGCCTCCTCGCCTCAGCCTCCGGCGACCAGACGATCCGCACTTACTCCATCAACCACAGCGACGGAGCAGACCCAATCGCCGAGCCGGCGCAAGTCTTCTCCGGCCACGACTCCGGCATCTCCGACGTCGCCTTCTCCTCGGACGCGAGGTTCATCGTCTCGGCCTCCGACGACAAGACGCTCAAGCTCTGGGACGCCGAGACGGGATCCCCGATCAAGACCCTCCGCGGGCACACGAACTACGTCTTCTGCGCCACATTCAACCCCCAGTCGAACATGGTGGCGTCGGGATCCTTCGACGAGACAGTTCGGATCTGGGACGTGACGACGGGGAAGTGCTTGAAGGTTCTTCCCGCGCATTCGGATCCGGTGACCGCCGTGGATTTCAACCGGGACGGGTCGCTTATTGTTTCGAGCAGCTACGATGGGCTGTGCAGGGTGTGGGACTCCGGGACGGGGCATTGTGTGAAGACGCTGATGGATGATGAGAAGAATCCTCCTGTTTCATTTGTTAGGTTCTCTCCTAACGGCAAGTTCATCCTCGTTGGCACTCTCGATAACACCCTC AGGTTGTGGAACATATCTTCTGCTAAATACATCAAAACATACTCCGGCCACGCCAACTCTCAGTACTCCGTCTCCTCTGCCTTCTCCGTCACGAATGGAAAGCGGATAGTCAGTGGATCCGAGGACAAGTGTGTATACATGTGGGAGCTCAACTCCAGGAAATTGCTTCAGAAACTCGAGGGTCATACTGAGCCTGTCATGAGCGTGGCTTGCCACCCCACTGAGAACATGATCGCATCAGGCTCGCTGGACAAGTCTATAAGGATTTGGGCACAGAAGAAATAG
- the LOC130501319 gene encoding peter Pan-like protein encodes MGRFKGNKKGRVNVKPIVMKNQTNVDHVTGDKIPKSFVFSRTKLPGSVKQLQMDLRKLMLPYTALSLKEKKRNTLRDFLNVSGPMGVTHFLMLKKTASALSLRVARTPQGPTLTFKIHQYSLASDIAQSQTRPRCPPDLFKSPPLIVLSGFGTQELHLKLATIMFQNIFPAIDINTVKLSTCQRLVLLNYNKDTKLIDFRHYSIRLQPVGVSRKLRNFVQTHKAPDLRNLQDVSDFITKAGYGSESEGDEEAATVTLSSDLGRVNKGSTKSAVKLQEIGPRMTMQLVRVEEGLCSGGIIFSEDGNVDEKNEQDGDEEDSASDEEEEGEEGSGEEEGEEDSGEEGEDMDEDVED; translated from the exons ATGGGTCGTTTCAAGGGC AATAAGAAGGGTAGGGTGAACGTGAAGCCTATCGTGATGAAGAACCAAACGAACGTTGATCATGTCACTGGTGATAAGATCCCTAAAAGTTTTGTCTTTTCAAGAACGAAACTTCCTGGCTCTGTCAAACAACTTCAGATGGATTTGAGAAAGCTCATGCTTCCCTACACTGCTCTCAGTCTCAAG GAGAAAAAGAGGAACACTTTAAGGGACTTTTTGAACGTGTCAGGGCCAATGGGTGTTACTCATTTCCTTATGCTAAAGAAGACAGCCTCTGCGTTGTCTCTAAGAGTAGCAAGAACCCCGCAGGGCCCCACTCTCACTTTCAAAATCCATCAGTATTCGCTAGCATCTGATATTGCTCAGTCTCAGACACGCCCTAGGTGTCCTCCAGATCTTTTCAAGAGTCCCCCTTTG ATTGTTCTTTCTGGGTTCGGTACTCAGGAGCTGCATCTGAAGCTAGCAACCATCATGTTTCAGAACATATTCCCAGCTATCGATATCAACACT GTCAAGCTCTCGACATGCCAGAGATTAGTACTCTTGAACTACAACAAGGACACGAAACTGATTGATTTCCGGCATTATTCGATAAGGCTGCAGCCTGTAGGAGTGTCTCGTAAGCTCAGAAATTTTGTGCAGACTCACAAGGCACCTGATCTTAGGAATCTGCAGGATGTTAGTGATTTTATCACCAA ggcTGGATATGGATCAGAGAgcgaaggagatgaagaagcgGCAACAGTGACACTATCATCTGATCTAGGCCGAGTTAACAAGGGTTCGACAAAGAGTGCTGTGAAACTGCAAGAAATTGGACCGAGGATGACAATGCAGCTGGTTAGAGTGGAGGAAGGATTGTGTTCAGGAGGAATCATATTTAGTGAAGAtg GAAATGTGGATGAAAAGAATGAGCAagatggtgatgaagaagatTCTGCTagcgatgaagaagaagaaggtgaagagggtagtggagaagaagaaggtgaagaggATAGTGGTGAAGAAGGAGAAGACATGGATGAAGATGTTGAAGATTGA
- the LOC130501314 gene encoding ribonuclease TUDOR 2 yields the protein MASVAAASENQWFKGRVKAVTSGDCLVITALTHNRAGPPPEKTITLSSLMAPKLARRGGIDEPFAWESREFLRKLCIGKEVTFKVDYKVEAIAGREFGSVYLGNENLAKLVVQNGWAKVREPGQQNKDKVSPYISELLQLEELAKQEGLGRWSTVPGAAEASVRSLPPSAVGDSGNFDAMGLLAASKGKPMEAIVEQVRDGSTIRVYLLPEFQFVQVFVAGLQAPSMGRRSTQETVVETDAASAPNGDASAEPRGPLTSAQRLAASAVSSVEVSSDPFAMEAKYFTELRVLNRDVRIVLEGVDKFNNLIGSVYYSVGEEVKDLGLELVENGLAKYVEWSANMMEEEAKKKLKAAELQCKKNRVKMWANYVPPASNSKAIHDQNFTGKVVEVVSGDCLVIADDSIPFGSPMAERRVCLSSIRSPKMGNPRREEKPAPYAREAREFLRQKLIGKQVSVQMEYSRKISPADGVTTSGAGDSSRVMDFGSVFLPSPTKGDTAEAAAATPGVNIAELIIARGFGTVVRHRDFEERSNHYEALLAAEARAIAGKKGIQSAKESPVMHVTDLTVSSAKKAKDFLPSLHRSRRISAVVEYVLSGHRFKLYIPKETCSIAFAFSGVRCPGRGEPYSEDAIAFMRRKIMQRDVEIEVETVDRTGTFLGTMWESRTNAATFLLEAGLAKMQTGFGADRILEAHLLELAERSAKNQKLKIWENYVEGEEAVNGGSKVETRHKETLKVVVTEVLGGGRFYVQTVGDQKVASIQNQLASLSLKDAPIVGSFNPKKGDIVLAQFSLDNSWNRAMIVNAPRGAVQSPDDRFEVFYIDYGNQETVPYSAVRPIEPSVSSAPGLAQLCRLAYIKVPSLEDDFGPEAGEYLHTVTLGSGKEFKAVVEERDTSGGKAKGQGTGTELAVTLIAVDDEISVNAAMLQEGIARMEKRKKWEHKDKQAALDALEKFQDEARKSRTGIWQYGDIQSDDEDSGPVRKPGRG from the exons atggcgTCCGTGGCGGCAGCAAGTGAGAACCAGTGGTTCAAAGGGAGAGTGAAGGCTGTTACCTCGGGAGACTGCTTGGTGATCACGGCGTTGACCCACAACAGAGCTGGCCCACCTCCCGAAAAGACCATCACTTTATCTTCTCTCATGGCTCCTAAATTG GCTCGGAGGGGAGGTATTGATGAGCCTTTTGCCTGGGAAAGCAGGGAATTTCTGAGGAAGCTTTGCATTGGGAAG gAGGTTACTTTCAAAGTGGATTACAAAGTGGAAGCTATTGCTGGAAGAGAATTTGGCTCCGTTTACCTTGGCAACGAAAATCTTGCTAAGCTTGTTGTTCAGAATGGTTGGGCTAAG GTCAGGGAGCCAGGTCAGCAGAATAAGGATAAGGTTAGTCCTTACATTTCGGAGCTGTTACAGCTTGAAGAACTCGCTAAGCAGGAAGGGCTTGGTCGTTGGAGCACG GTTCCTGGTGCTGCCGAGGCATCTGTCAGGAGTCTTCCTCCTTCTGCCGTTGGGGATTCTGGGAATTTTGATGCCATGGGTCTTTTAGCTGCAAGTAAAGGCAAGCCCATGGAAGCTATTGTTGAGCAAGTCCGTGATGGCAGTACCATCCGAGTTTATCTTCTTCCTGAGTTTCAGTTTGTGCAAGTTTTCGTTGCTGGACTTCAG GCTCCATCAATGGGAAGGAGATCTACACAAGAAACTGTTGTTGAGACAGATGCTGCATCAGCTCCAAATGGAGATGCTTCTGCTGAGCCTCGTGGTCCTCTAACATCAGCCCAAAGACTCGCTGCCTCAGCAGTATCTTCCGTGGAGGTTTCCTCTGATCCGTTTGCTATGGAAGCCAAGTACTTTACTGAGCTTCGTGTTCTTAATAGAGAT GTTCGCATTGTTCTTGAAGGTGTTGACAAGTTCAACAATCTGATTGGGTCAGTTTACTATTCCGTTGGGGAAGAAGTTAAAGACTTGGGTCTTGAGCTGGTTGAAAAT GGTCTTGCAAAGTATGTTGAGTGGAGTGCTAACATGATGGAGGAAGAAGCCAAAAAGAAGCTAAAAGCTGCAGAACTTCAGTGCAAGAAAAACCGGGTGAAAATGTGGGCAAACTATGTCCCTCCAGCTAGCAACTCGAAGGCAATTCATGACCAAAACTTTACCGGGAAG GTAGTGGAAGTTGTGAGCGGGGACTGCTTAGTAATTGCTGATGATTCTATCCCATTCGGGAGCCCAATGGCAGAGCGCAGAGTTTGTCTTTCGAGCATCAGGTCTCCTAAAATGGGCAACCCACGCAGAGAGGAGAAACCTGCCCCTTATGCTCGGGAAGCCAGGGAGTTTCTAAGACAAAAGCTTATTGGAAAACAG GTTTCCGTACAAATGGAATACTCAAGGAAGATTAGCCCAGCAGATGGTGTTACTACTTCTGGAGCTGGTGATTCTAGTAGGGTCATGGATTTTGGCTCAGTGTTCCTTCCTTCTCCTACAAAGGGTGATACAGCTGAAGCAGCTGCAGCAACTCCTGGAGTGAATATTGCGGAACTCATTATCGCCCGAGGGTTTGGGACTGTGGTTAGACATCGCGACTTTGAAGAGAGGTCAAACCATTACGAAGCTCTACTGGCTGCTGAAGCTCGTGCTATTGCAGGAAAGAAGGGAATTCAATCAGCAAAGGAGTCTCCAGTCATGCACGTCACAGACCTGACTGTGTCCTCGGCCAAGAAGGCTAAAGATTTCTTGCCATCCCTGCACAGAAGTAGGAGAATATCTGCGGTTGTGGAATATGTCCTGAGCGGACATCGGTTCAAGCTGTACATTCCAAAAGAAACATGCAGTATTGCCTTTGCATTCTCTGGTGTCAGATGTCCTGGCCGTGGCGAACCCTATTCAGAGGATGCTATTGCTTTCATGAGGCGTAAGATCATGCAGAGAGATGTCGAG ATTGAAGTTGAAACTGTGGATAGAACCGGCACTTTCTTGGGAACAATGTGGGAGTCAAGGACCAACGCAGCAACGTTCCTTCTTGAAGCCGGCCTAGCGAAAATGCAGACTGGATTTGGTGCAGACAGGATTCTGGAAGCTCATCTTCTTGAATTGGCAGAACGATCTGCTAAAAATCAGAAACTCAAG ATATGGGAAAACTATGTTGAAGGAGAGGAAGCTGTAAATGGTGGCTCAAAAGTAGAAACAAGGCATAAGGAAACATTAAAGGTTGTTGTCACGGAAGTGCTTGGAGGCGGACGATTCTATGTTCAGACGGTTGGCGATCAGAAAGTAGCTTCGATTCAAAACCAGCTTGCATCTCTGAGTCTTAAAGACGCTCCCATTGTTGGATCGTTTAACCCTAAGAAGGGTGACATCGTCCTTGCACAGTTTAGCCTCGATAACTCCTGGAACCGTGCAATG ATTGTTAATGCACCACGAGGAGCAGTTCAATCTCCAGATGACAGATTCGAAGTGTTCTACATCGATTATGGAAACCAAGAAACAGTTCCATACAGCGCAGTTCGACCTATCGAGCCATCAGTATCCTCAGCACCAGGACTCGCGCAGCTCTGCAGACTTGCCTACATAAAAGTTCCAAGCCTGGAAGACGACTTTGGTCCTGAAGCGGGAGAGTATTTACATACGGTAACACTGGGAAGTGGTAAAGAGTTCAAGGCAGTGGTGGAGGAAAGAGATACTTCAGGAGGCAAAGCGAAAGGCCAAGGAACTGGAACCGAGCTTGCTGTTACCCTCATCGCTGTTGATGATGAAATCTCTGTCAATGCAGCAATGCTTCAG GAAGGAATAGCGAGGATGGAGAAACGCAAGAAATGGGAGCATAAAGACAAGCAAGCCGCTCTTGATGCTCTTGAGAAGTTCCAAGACGAAGCTCGCAAATCTAGGACCGGAATCTGGCAGTACGGAGACATACAATCTGATGATGAGGACAGTGGTCCGGTCAGGAAACCTGGTCGCGGGTAA